In Georgenia soli, a genomic segment contains:
- a CDS encoding DUF485 domain-containing protein encodes MTDHDPESHLPPHHNPLPELDERAPGYRTVTAEEFVAAQNSAEFAELRRRFRTFAFPWTVAFLAWYFSYVLLSTYAEGFMSTPVLGHINIGLLLGLAQFATTFLLTWLYVRHANRNLDPLASKMRAELEGDA; translated from the coding sequence ATGACAGACCACGATCCCGAGTCGCACCTGCCGCCGCACCACAACCCGCTGCCCGAGCTCGACGAGCGGGCGCCGGGCTACCGCACCGTGACGGCGGAGGAGTTCGTGGCGGCGCAGAACTCGGCCGAGTTCGCTGAGCTGCGGCGCCGCTTCCGGACGTTCGCCTTCCCGTGGACCGTCGCGTTCCTCGCCTGGTACTTCTCCTACGTGCTCCTCTCCACCTACGCGGAGGGGTTCATGTCCACGCCCGTCCTGGGCCACATCAACATCGGCCTCCTCCTCGGGCTCGCCCAGTTTGCGACGACCTTCCTCCTGACGTGGCTGTACGTCCGCCACGCCAACCGCAACCTTGACCCGCTCGCGTCCAAGATGCGGGCCGAGCTGGAGGGAGACGCCTGA
- a CDS encoding cyclic nucleotide-binding domain-containing protein, protein MRVESSMLSLSWIPSDSVSGWLRAGFDVGLAHYDNPPVDSLTTLEQVHRLRADDRFRFVNHLSAWAEFDELGTPLEWGFAPESGIVMGSTTVRVASVGATFGGYALPVLQQEPVVEDGSVHFTQTVGGRTGVPLPRPVPHAPFVLWQAPIVWTTLALTLRADGSTEIAMPGASVFPRHWVYGPDGTLSLKSGLTDLDGWMAHSFGPRTPWGEQDSEALVVEAETAVERQLSEGIMRGNGRPEIRRAPAGATITTQGEPGEELFLLLDGVLDVEVDGRQVAQVGPGAVLGERAVLEGGARTSTLTAVTPVRIAVADAERLDVEKLRAVAELHRREDG, encoded by the coding sequence ATGCGGGTCGAGTCGAGCATGCTGTCGCTGTCGTGGATCCCGTCGGACTCGGTGAGCGGGTGGCTCCGGGCGGGGTTCGACGTGGGCCTCGCCCACTACGACAATCCGCCGGTGGACTCGCTCACGACCCTCGAGCAGGTCCACCGCCTCCGGGCGGACGACCGCTTCCGGTTCGTCAACCACCTCAGCGCCTGGGCCGAGTTCGACGAGCTCGGCACGCCGCTGGAGTGGGGTTTCGCCCCGGAGTCCGGCATCGTCATGGGCTCGACCACCGTGCGCGTCGCCAGCGTCGGCGCCACCTTCGGCGGCTACGCCCTGCCGGTCCTGCAGCAGGAGCCCGTGGTCGAGGACGGCAGCGTCCACTTCACCCAGACCGTGGGCGGGCGCACCGGTGTGCCGCTGCCGCGGCCGGTCCCGCACGCGCCGTTCGTCCTGTGGCAGGCCCCCATCGTGTGGACGACGCTGGCGCTGACGCTGCGCGCCGACGGCAGCACCGAGATCGCCATGCCGGGCGCGAGCGTCTTCCCGCGCCACTGGGTCTACGGCCCGGACGGCACCCTCAGCCTCAAGAGCGGGCTGACCGACCTCGACGGCTGGATGGCGCACTCGTTCGGGCCCCGCACGCCCTGGGGCGAGCAGGACTCCGAGGCGCTCGTCGTGGAGGCCGAGACGGCCGTGGAACGTCAGCTCTCGGAGGGCATCATGCGCGGGAACGGACGGCCGGAGATCCGCCGGGCCCCCGCCGGCGCCACCATCACCACCCAGGGCGAGCCGGGCGAGGAGCTCTTCCTCCTGCTCGACGGCGTCCTGGACGTCGAGGTCGACGGCCGGCAGGTGGCCCAGGTGGGACCCGGCGCGGTCCTGGGGGAGCGGGCCGTCCTCGAGGGCGGCGCCCGCACCTCGACGTTGACGGCCGTCACCCCGGTGCGGATCGCCGTCGCAGACGCCGAACGCCTGGACGTCGAGAAGCTCCGCGCCGTGGCCGAGCTGCACCGGCGCGAGGACGGCTGA
- a CDS encoding TetR/AcrR family transcriptional regulator, which translates to MTKQSTPVEPHATANAEEPAPAPVRRGPGRPRHADTEERAYRAVLELFGHRGWAGLSLDGVATHAGIGKSSIYLRWKDKRDLLLDALRDLERRYVTPEETEGMTLRDYLVAHATARANLYLGEHGPAISHLYSAALANPDEFQEIRQERISKGVLSLEDRVQRAVNDGELPPDTPTREFLDAIEGAILVHVLVSSPDTIEDMRAKIDDYVATLVDIQLRGVGAAV; encoded by the coding sequence ATGACAAAGCAGTCGACGCCCGTCGAGCCGCACGCGACGGCCAACGCGGAGGAGCCGGCACCGGCCCCCGTGCGGCGCGGCCCGGGACGGCCCCGCCACGCGGACACCGAGGAGCGGGCCTACCGCGCCGTGCTCGAGCTGTTCGGGCACCGCGGCTGGGCGGGCCTGAGCCTCGACGGCGTCGCGACGCACGCCGGCATCGGCAAGTCCTCGATCTACCTCCGCTGGAAGGACAAGCGAGACCTGCTGCTGGACGCGCTTCGCGACCTGGAGCGCCGGTACGTCACCCCCGAGGAGACGGAGGGGATGACGCTGCGCGACTACCTGGTCGCCCACGCCACCGCCCGCGCCAACCTCTATCTCGGCGAGCACGGCCCCGCGATCTCCCACCTGTACTCGGCCGCCCTCGCGAACCCCGACGAGTTCCAGGAGATCCGGCAGGAACGGATCAGCAAGGGCGTGCTGTCCCTGGAGGACCGGGTGCAGCGCGCGGTGAACGACGGCGAGCTGCCGCCGGACACGCCCACCCGCGAGTTCCTCGACGCGATCGAGGGCGCGATCCTCGTCCACGTGCTGGTCAGCTCGCCCGACACCATCGAGGACATGCGGGCGAAGATCGACGACTACGTCGCGACGCTCGTGGACATCCAGCTGCGCGGGGTGGGCGCCGCCGTCTGA
- a CDS encoding vitamin K epoxide reductase family protein, protein MNPTAPAFAPDLLDDRPERVGRSRRNAFVVMLASSLLSLVASLVLSIDAVRLAADPDVVLSCNINSAISCGAVAQAWQASVLGFPNAFLGLIAEPVVITLAVASLGGVRFPRWFMNAAQVVYLIGFGFAYWLFAQSFFVIGSLCPWCLLVTVSTTTVFTSLLRVNIMDNTFGLRPALHERLCGWLRMGVDYAVEVVWFVLLAAAILLKYQAVLF, encoded by the coding sequence ATGAACCCCACGGCCCCCGCCTTCGCGCCCGACCTGCTCGACGACCGCCCGGAGCGGGTCGGGAGGTCCCGCCGCAACGCCTTCGTCGTCATGCTGGCCTCCTCGCTGCTCAGCCTGGTCGCCTCCCTCGTGCTCTCGATCGACGCGGTGCGCCTGGCCGCCGACCCCGACGTCGTACTGTCCTGCAACATCAACTCGGCGATCTCCTGCGGCGCCGTCGCCCAGGCGTGGCAGGCGAGCGTCCTCGGCTTCCCGAACGCCTTCCTCGGTCTGATCGCCGAGCCCGTGGTCATCACCCTCGCCGTCGCCTCCCTGGGCGGCGTGCGGTTCCCGCGCTGGTTCATGAACGCCGCCCAGGTGGTCTACCTCATCGGGTTCGGCTTCGCGTACTGGCTCTTCGCGCAGTCGTTCTTCGTGATCGGCTCGCTCTGCCCGTGGTGCCTCCTGGTCACGGTGTCCACGACCACCGTCTTCACCTCCCTGCTGCGGGTGAACATCATGGACAACACCTTCGGCCTGCGCCCGGCCCTGCACGAGCGGTTGTGCGGGTGGCTGCGCATGGGCGTCGACTACGCCGTCGAGGTGGTCTGGTTCGTCCTCCTCGCCGCGGCGATCCTGCTGAAGTACCAGGCGGTCCTGTTCTGA
- a CDS encoding methylated-DNA--[protein]-cysteine S-methyltransferase — MTTTDPAITDPATTDPATTDPAGTGVLSALHDVAPEDLHHLHERLAARAEEEELLDVAYRTVDSPVGGLLLAATPAGLVRVAFELEGHDAALARLARTVSPRILHAPRRLDALAHQLDEYFAGRRRTFDVPVDLRLAAGFRREVLAHLTDVPYGRTVSYTELATASGRPRAVRAAASACATNPVPLVVPCHRVLRSDGSLGGYLAGLDVKRTLLALESAA, encoded by the coding sequence ATGACCACCACAGACCCGGCCATCACAGACCCGGCCACCACCGACCCGGCCACCACCGACCCGGCTGGCACCGGCGTGCTCTCGGCCCTGCACGACGTCGCGCCGGAGGACCTGCACCACCTGCACGAGCGCCTCGCCGCACGGGCGGAGGAGGAGGAGCTGCTCGACGTCGCCTACCGCACCGTCGACTCGCCCGTCGGCGGGCTCCTGCTGGCCGCCACGCCCGCCGGGCTCGTGCGCGTCGCCTTCGAGCTGGAGGGCCACGACGCCGCCCTCGCGCGCCTCGCCCGCACCGTGAGCCCGCGCATCCTCCACGCGCCCCGGCGGCTCGACGCGCTCGCCCACCAGCTCGACGAGTACTTCGCCGGGAGGCGGCGCACGTTCGACGTCCCGGTGGACCTGCGGCTGGCCGCCGGCTTCCGGCGGGAGGTGCTGGCCCACCTCACCGACGTGCCCTACGGCCGCACCGTCAGCTACACCGAGCTCGCCACCGCCTCCGGCCGCCCCCGGGCCGTGCGCGCAGCGGCGTCGGCGTGCGCGACCAACCCGGTGCCGCTCGTGGTGCCGTGCCACCGGGTGCTGCGGTCGGACGGCTCCCTCGGCGGCTACCTCGCTGGGCTCGACGTCAAGCGCACCCTGCTCGCCCTGGAGAGTGCCGCGTGA
- a CDS encoding MarR family winged helix-turn-helix transcriptional regulator: MTNAAPDPGPTVDVDVAARRARSAVRRAQPGNDLAETLDLVDQMTAMTRSQEQISRAIERLTGLRLGEMQALRAVAEGADHPRAVARRTGQADAAARATCDGLVGRGLLARHHHPLSRGGRPRLIHVTETGRVALEQAEALHVRLFDAVVDSLEVGSDQMRDTVRRIADALDPAHFGARRPELAPALLTDGS, translated from the coding sequence GTGACGAACGCAGCACCGGACCCTGGCCCCACCGTCGACGTCGACGTGGCCGCCCGCCGCGCACGTTCCGCCGTCAGGCGTGCCCAGCCCGGCAACGATCTCGCCGAGACGCTCGACCTCGTCGACCAGATGACCGCGATGACACGGTCGCAGGAGCAGATCTCGCGGGCGATCGAACGGCTCACCGGGCTGCGGCTCGGTGAGATGCAGGCGCTGCGGGCGGTGGCCGAGGGCGCCGACCACCCGCGGGCCGTCGCCCGCCGTACCGGCCAGGCGGACGCGGCGGCCCGGGCCACCTGCGACGGGCTCGTCGGCCGCGGGCTGCTCGCCCGCCACCACCACCCGCTCTCCCGCGGCGGCCGACCCCGGCTGATCCACGTCACGGAGACCGGGAGGGTCGCGCTCGAGCAGGCCGAGGCGCTCCACGTCAGGCTCTTCGACGCCGTCGTCGACAGCCTGGAGGTCGGCTCCGACCAGATGCGCGACACGGTGCGCCGCATCGCCGACGCGCTCGACCCCGCACACTTCGGCGCCCGCCGGCCCGAGCTCGCCCCCGCCCTCCTCACCGACGGCTCCTGA
- a CDS encoding RNA polymerase sigma factor → MKPFDHVVRDHGPAVLRLCRALVGPVEADDVWSETFLAALRAYPGLDDGANVEAWLVTIARRKAVDHHRARARRARPVAEVPETTTHPPETHEDLWRAMRALTERQREAIAFHHLLGLPYTEVAAVVGGSAPAVRRAAADGIRHLRKTLEA, encoded by the coding sequence GTGAAGCCCTTCGACCACGTGGTCCGCGACCACGGTCCCGCCGTGCTGCGGCTCTGCCGCGCCCTCGTCGGCCCGGTGGAGGCAGACGACGTGTGGTCGGAGACCTTCCTCGCCGCCCTGCGGGCCTACCCCGGCCTCGACGACGGCGCGAACGTCGAGGCCTGGCTCGTCACCATCGCGCGGCGCAAGGCGGTCGACCACCACCGGGCCCGGGCGCGTCGGGCCCGTCCCGTCGCGGAGGTTCCCGAGACGACGACGCACCCGCCCGAGACGCACGAGGACCTGTGGCGCGCCATGCGGGCACTGACGGAGCGTCAGCGCGAGGCGATCGCGTTCCACCACCTGCTCGGCCTGCCGTACACCGAGGTGGCCGCCGTCGTCGGGGGCTCCGCACCGGCCGTGCGCCGCGCCGCCGCGGACGGCATCCGTCACCTGCGCAAGACCCTGGAGGCATGA
- a CDS encoding DNA-3-methyladenine glycosylase I, translating into MSAPSVVVGADGLARPAWAATDPLLRDYYDTEWGVPVRGERAVFERLSLEAFQAGLSWATVLRKRPAFREAFHDFDPDAVAGMSDEDVERLMGEPRIIRNRAKILATRTNARATVELRADGGLEALVWSYRPERTPVPRTMEEVPSTTPQSVALSKDLRGRGFRFVGPTTMHALMEAIGIVDTHLLGSHRRGVSGLWKPDGSRV; encoded by the coding sequence GTGAGCGCGCCGAGCGTCGTCGTCGGTGCCGACGGTCTGGCCCGCCCGGCCTGGGCCGCCACCGACCCGTTGCTGCGGGACTACTACGACACCGAGTGGGGCGTGCCCGTGCGCGGCGAGCGGGCGGTGTTCGAACGGCTGAGCCTCGAGGCGTTCCAGGCGGGGCTGTCGTGGGCGACCGTCCTGCGCAAGCGCCCCGCCTTCCGGGAGGCCTTCCACGACTTCGACCCCGACGCGGTCGCCGGGATGAGCGACGAGGACGTCGAGCGGTTGATGGGGGAGCCACGGATCATCCGCAACCGCGCGAAGATCCTCGCCACCCGCACGAACGCGCGCGCGACCGTCGAGCTGCGGGCGGACGGCGGTCTCGAGGCGCTCGTCTGGTCCTACCGGCCGGAGCGCACCCCGGTGCCCCGCACCATGGAGGAGGTCCCGAGCACGACGCCCCAGTCCGTCGCGCTGTCCAAGGACCTGCGCGGCAGGGGCTTCCGGTTCGTGGGCCCCACGACCATGCACGCCCTCATGGAGGCGATCGGCATCGTGGACACCCACCTCCTCGGCTCGCACCGGCGCGGCGTCTCGGGACTGTGGAAGCCGGACGGCTCGCGGGTGTGA
- a CDS encoding adenosine deaminase, translating to MQMPAVELHVHLEGTLEPELIMALAERNRVELPYADLDDLRSRYSFTDLQSFLDLYYANMAVLRTAEDFHDLTTAYLARAREAGVRHAEVFLDVQAHTGRGIRAAEVIDGVTSALATGGDHGITTGLIVTFLRHLPGAEALATLQELLTLDAPLLGVGLCSTELTSHASEFAPAFDLARAHGLHAVAHAGEEGPPQNVWDVLDILRVERVDHGVRAMEDPVLVRRLADERVPLTVCPLSNVRLRVVDTIADHPLRTMLEAGLVVTVNSDDPAYFGGYVDENLRQVADALALGPEELLTLARNGVESAFVDDARRAELDAEVTAWHRGLVTHS from the coding sequence ATGCAGATGCCCGCCGTCGAGCTCCACGTCCACCTCGAGGGGACCCTGGAGCCGGAGCTGATCATGGCCCTGGCCGAGCGCAACCGCGTCGAGCTGCCGTACGCCGACCTGGACGACCTCCGCTCGCGCTACTCCTTCACCGACCTGCAGAGCTTCCTGGACCTCTACTACGCGAACATGGCGGTGCTGCGCACCGCGGAGGACTTCCACGACCTGACGACGGCGTACCTGGCCCGGGCCCGAGAGGCGGGCGTCCGTCACGCCGAGGTCTTCCTCGACGTCCAGGCCCACACCGGTCGCGGCATCCGCGCGGCGGAGGTGATCGACGGCGTCACGTCCGCGCTCGCCACCGGCGGTGACCACGGGATCACCACCGGCCTCATCGTCACGTTCCTGCGCCACCTGCCCGGGGCCGAGGCGCTCGCCACCCTGCAGGAGCTGCTCACCCTCGACGCGCCGCTGCTCGGGGTCGGCCTGTGCTCGACCGAGCTGACCAGCCACGCCTCCGAGTTCGCGCCCGCGTTCGACCTCGCCCGCGCCCACGGCCTGCACGCCGTCGCCCACGCCGGCGAGGAGGGGCCGCCGCAGAACGTCTGGGACGTGCTCGACATCCTGCGCGTCGAGCGCGTGGACCACGGCGTGCGCGCCATGGAGGACCCGGTCCTCGTCCGCCGCCTCGCCGACGAGCGGGTGCCCCTCACGGTCTGCCCCCTCTCCAACGTCCGCCTGCGCGTGGTCGACACCATCGCGGACCACCCGCTGCGCACGATGCTCGAGGCGGGCCTGGTGGTGACCGTCAACTCCGACGACCCCGCCTACTTCGGCGGGTACGTCGACGAGAACCTCCGGCAGGTCGCGGACGCGCTCGCGCTGGGTCCCGAGGAGCTGCTGACGCTGGCGCGCAACGGGGTGGAGTCCGCGTTCGTCGACGACGCCCGCAGGGCCGAGCTCGACGCCGAGGTCACCGCCTGGCACCGGGGCCTCGTCACGCACAGCTGA